In Desulfovibrio sp. 86, the following proteins share a genomic window:
- the rfbG gene encoding CDP-glucose 4,6-dehydratase, which yields MFANAYKGRRVFVTGHTGFKGSWLAAWLSQMGAVVGGFSDDVPTHPSHYSAMNLGAHLEADLRGDIRDRDAMVRAVRQFRPDAVFHLAAQALVRKSYDDPALTFESNMMGTLNMLEAVRACPDVGAVVMITSDKCYRNDEWVWGYRETDHLGGHDPYSASKSCAEIIAHSYFESFFKDGPACATVRAGNVIGGGDWATDRIVPDCARAWAAGQPVQIRSPWATRPWQLVLEPLSGYLWLGARLLLGQNSPFDLRGQAYNFGPAADVNNTVAEVVEALAMHWPGFNSEMDKAGQAGMKECTLLKLCCDKALAHLGWKATLNFEETIRYTAEWYHCFYQGEGGKKPQNMLDFTLGQISAYVNAAEQRGQVWVK from the coding sequence ATGTTTGCCAACGCATATAAGGGACGCCGGGTTTTCGTAACCGGGCACACGGGCTTTAAAGGCTCCTGGCTGGCGGCATGGCTGAGCCAGATGGGCGCGGTGGTGGGCGGCTTTTCCGACGACGTGCCCACCCACCCTTCGCATTACAGCGCCATGAACCTTGGCGCGCACCTTGAGGCCGACCTGCGCGGCGACATACGCGACCGCGACGCCATGGTGCGGGCCGTGCGCCAGTTCCGCCCGGACGCGGTCTTCCATCTGGCCGCCCAGGCTCTGGTGCGCAAATCCTATGACGATCCGGCGCTCACCTTTGAGTCCAACATGATGGGCACGCTCAACATGCTGGAAGCCGTGCGCGCCTGCCCCGACGTTGGCGCTGTGGTCATGATCACTTCGGACAAATGCTACCGCAATGACGAATGGGTGTGGGGCTACCGCGAAACCGACCATCTTGGCGGGCACGATCCCTACTCCGCCTCCAAAAGCTGCGCCGAAATCATCGCGCATTCCTACTTCGAGAGCTTTTTCAAGGACGGCCCGGCCTGCGCCACGGTGCGCGCGGGCAATGTCATCGGCGGCGGAGACTGGGCCACAGACCGCATTGTGCCCGACTGCGCCCGTGCCTGGGCCGCAGGCCAGCCGGTGCAGATCCGCAGCCCCTGGGCCACCCGCCCCTGGCAGCTGGTTCTGGAGCCGCTTTCTGGCTATCTGTGGCTGGGCGCGCGTCTTCTGCTCGGTCAGAACAGCCCCTTTGACCTGCGCGGCCAGGCGTACAACTTCGGCCCCGCCGCTGATGTGAACAATACCGTGGCCGAGGTGGTTGAAGCCCTGGCCATGCACTGGCCCGGCTTCAACAGCGAAATGGACAAGGCCGGACAGGCCGGCATGAAGGAATGCACCCTGCTCAAGCTTTGCTGCGACAAAGCCCTGGCCCACCTGGGCTGGAAGGCCACGCTCAATTTTGAAGAAACCATCCGCTACACTGCGGAGTGGTACCATTGCTTCTATCAGGGCGAGGGCGGAAAAAAACCGCAGAACATGCTGGACTTCACGCTGGGCCAGATTTCGGCCTATGTGAACGCCGCCGAACAGCGCGGACAGGTGTGGGTAAAGTAA
- a CDS encoding dTDP-4-dehydrorhamnose 3,5-epimerase family protein, protein MEATESMAQDVGIEGALLQPLAVIPTPGGPVMHMLRPESALLPDFHQCFGEIYFSEVLPGHVKAWKRHTRQVQHFAVPSGLLRIVLYDDRQGSATRGVLCELALGRPDNYALLRIPTGVWYGFTAMGDAPALICNCADIPHDPTEGQRLPVDDPSIPYAWSAEKA, encoded by the coding sequence ATGGAAGCCACAGAAAGTATGGCGCAGGATGTGGGCATTGAAGGCGCATTGCTGCAACCGCTGGCGGTGATCCCCACTCCCGGCGGCCCTGTGATGCATATGCTGCGCCCCGAATCCGCCCTGCTGCCCGATTTTCACCAGTGCTTCGGGGAAATATATTTTTCCGAAGTTCTGCCCGGCCACGTCAAGGCATGGAAGCGCCATACCCGCCAGGTACAGCATTTTGCCGTTCCTTCCGGCCTTTTGCGCATCGTGCTGTACGATGACAGGCAAGGCTCCGCGACGAGGGGCGTTTTGTGCGAACTGGCCCTGGGCAGGCCGGACAACTACGCCCTGCTGCGCATCCCCACGGGCGTGTGGTACGGCTTCACGGCCATGGGCGACGCGCCTGCCCTCATCTGCAACTGCGCGGACATTCCCCACGATCCGACAGAAGGCCAGCGCCTGCCCGTGGATGATCCTTCCATTCCCTACGCCTGGAGCGCGGAAAAGGCATAG